Proteins from a single region of Desulfolutivibrio sulfoxidireducens:
- the glgA gene encoding glycogen synthase GlgA: MKFNHKVLFVASEMYPFSKTGGLGDVMGALPLELKRQGVDVALITPYYGRLNTGDHQLRLVYSKCRVGYPWAPITADIYTAFHEEVPVYFVQRGEYFDRRYYYNTHDGDYFDNCERFIFFCRATMAWASRLDGAPAIVHAHDWQAALVPAYLHFLRPQAPFWKGTKTILTIHNLAFQGRFASRLFFTSGLPPESWGMDGAEFWGDFNLLKAGIAYSDLVTTVSPSYALEILFKQCGCGLEGILTKRVFNLRGILNGADYAVWDPAGDKHLPCTYNPEELAGKELCKRNLLAELGLKKKLAKRPVLGFIGRLRRQKGIDLLLAILPRLMEQDLGVVVLGEGNLEFEAKLMDLVERYPGRLGVRIGYTEDLAHRIQAASDIFLMPSRYEPCGLTQIYALRFGTPPVATAVGGLRDTIVPWPDPAATGFTFAAADPDLFYAAIRDAIDVYSRPTEWREMVVRAMRADFSWEKAAKAYIEVYRELGADI, encoded by the coding sequence ATGAAATTTAACCATAAGGTCCTTTTTGTCGCCTCGGAGATGTATCCTTTCTCCAAGACCGGGGGCCTGGGGGACGTCATGGGCGCGTTGCCCCTGGAACTCAAGCGCCAGGGGGTGGATGTCGCGCTTATCACCCCGTACTACGGCCGACTCAATACCGGCGATCACCAGTTGCGGCTGGTCTATTCCAAATGCCGCGTGGGCTATCCCTGGGCGCCCATCACCGCCGACATCTACACCGCCTTTCACGAGGAAGTTCCCGTCTATTTCGTGCAGCGTGGGGAATACTTCGACCGCCGTTATTACTACAATACGCACGACGGCGACTATTTCGACAACTGCGAACGCTTCATCTTCTTCTGCCGGGCCACCATGGCCTGGGCCAGCCGCCTGGACGGGGCTCCGGCCATTGTCCACGCCCACGACTGGCAGGCCGCCCTGGTCCCGGCCTACCTGCATTTCCTGCGTCCACAGGCCCCTTTCTGGAAGGGCACCAAGACCATCCTGACCATCCACAACCTGGCCTTTCAGGGCCGTTTCGCCTCCAGGCTCTTTTTCACCTCGGGGCTTCCCCCCGAGTCCTGGGGCATGGACGGCGCGGAGTTCTGGGGAGATTTCAATCTGCTCAAGGCCGGCATCGCCTACAGCGATCTGGTGACCACCGTCAGCCCCTCCTACGCCCTGGAGATCCTTTTCAAGCAGTGCGGTTGCGGCCTGGAGGGCATCCTCACCAAACGGGTCTTCAACCTGCGCGGCATCCTAAACGGTGCGGACTATGCCGTGTGGGACCCCGCCGGAGACAAGCATCTCCCCTGCACCTACAATCCCGAGGAACTGGCGGGCAAGGAGTTGTGCAAGCGCAACCTCCTGGCCGAACTGGGCTTGAAAAAGAAGCTGGCCAAGCGTCCGGTCCTGGGGTTCATCGGCCGGTTGCGGCGTCAGAAGGGCATCGACCTTTTGCTCGCCATCCTCCCCCGGCTCATGGAACAGGATCTCGGGGTGGTGGTGCTTGGCGAGGGCAACCTGGAATTCGAGGCCAAGCTCATGGACCTGGTGGAACGCTACCCCGGCCGACTGGGGGTGCGCATCGGCTATACCGAGGATCTGGCCCACCGCATTCAGGCCGCCTCGGACATCTTTCTCATGCCTTCGCGCTACGAACCGTGCGGCCTGACCCAGATCTACGCCCTGCGGTTCGGCACCCCGCCCGTGGCCACGGCCGTTGGAGGGCTTCGGGACACCATCGTCCCCTGGCCCGATCCGGCCGCCACCGGCTTCACCTTTGCCGCCGCCGATCCGGACCTGTTTTATGCGGCCATCCGAGACGCCATCGACGTCTATTCCCGCCCGACCGAGTGGCGGGAGATGGTCGTAAGGGCCATGCGCGCCGATTTCTCCTGGGAGAAGGCGGCCAAGGCCTACATCGAGGTCTATCGGGAACTGGGGGCGGACATATGA
- the glgB gene encoding 1,4-alpha-glucan branching protein GlgB: MTFDSFPDLSQVAATPVNIAEFDLYLFAKGRHWDLYRILGAHPDVRDGTPGYRFAVWAPHARAVSVVGEFNAWTPGTHKLYPVAASGVWAGFIPGVPRGALYKFAVRKNDGDTIIKIDPYAFFAQMRPDTACLAWDLDNHTWGDAAWMDARREKGLPINDAISVYEIHAGSWRFKTDQYGSFYSYRDLAECLVPYVRDLGFTHIEFMPLAEHPLDESWGYQVGHYFAPTSRFGTPEDLKYLIDVCHQNGLGVFLDWVPGHFPKDDWGLGRFDGTGLYEHEDPRQGEHPDWGTYVFNFGRHEARNFLLANALYWLGEFHVDGLRIDAVASMLYLDYSRDEGEWVPNEYGGKENLAAIEFLRDVNTVVHEHFPGAAMIAEESTSWPGVSRPVYAGGLGFTFKWNMGWMNDTLSYFSKEPIHRSHHQNNLTFSMLYAFHENFILPLSHDEVTHGKRALLSKMPGDMWRMFANLRLFYAYMWAHPGKKLLFMGGEFGQWKEWTSREPLDWALLDFPTHQGVMTLVRELNGFYRAHPPMHVRDNDWTGFEWVDLTDYASSVISFLRKAPDGSQILWVFNFTPVLRENYCVGCRVPGFWRELFNTDAVYFGGTNQGNAGGVTARTSALGGWPHYLELTLPPLAAVALAPSSGPDAA; encoded by the coding sequence ATGACCTTCGATTCTTTTCCCGATCTCTCACAGGTCGCCGCGACCCCGGTGAACATCGCCGAATTCGATCTGTACCTCTTTGCCAAGGGCCGTCACTGGGACCTCTACCGCATTCTCGGGGCGCATCCCGACGTCCGTGACGGTACGCCGGGCTACCGTTTCGCGGTCTGGGCCCCCCATGCCCGGGCCGTGAGCGTGGTCGGCGAGTTCAACGCCTGGACCCCCGGCACCCACAAGCTCTATCCCGTGGCCGCCTCGGGCGTGTGGGCCGGGTTCATCCCGGGTGTGCCGCGCGGCGCCCTGTACAAGTTCGCCGTGAGGAAAAACGACGGCGACACGATCATAAAGATCGACCCGTACGCCTTTTTCGCCCAGATGCGCCCCGATACCGCCTGCCTGGCCTGGGACCTGGACAACCACACCTGGGGCGACGCCGCCTGGATGGACGCCCGGCGGGAAAAGGGACTGCCCATCAACGACGCCATTTCCGTCTACGAGATCCACGCCGGGTCCTGGCGCTTCAAAACCGATCAGTACGGCTCGTTTTATTCCTACCGGGACCTGGCGGAGTGCCTCGTTCCCTACGTCAGGGACCTGGGATTCACCCACATCGAGTTCATGCCCCTGGCCGAACATCCCCTGGACGAGTCCTGGGGCTATCAGGTCGGCCACTATTTCGCCCCCACCTCCCGCTTCGGAACACCCGAGGACCTCAAATACCTCATCGACGTCTGCCACCAAAACGGCCTCGGCGTTTTTCTTGATTGGGTCCCCGGACACTTCCCCAAAGACGACTGGGGCCTGGGACGTTTCGACGGCACCGGCCTCTACGAGCACGAGGACCCCCGCCAGGGCGAACATCCCGACTGGGGCACCTACGTCTTCAATTTCGGCCGCCACGAGGCCCGCAACTTCCTTCTGGCCAACGCCCTGTACTGGCTGGGGGAGTTTCACGTGGACGGACTGCGCATCGACGCCGTGGCCTCCATGCTCTATCTCGACTACTCCCGCGACGAGGGCGAGTGGGTTCCCAACGAATACGGCGGCAAGGAAAACCTGGCGGCCATCGAGTTCTTGCGGGACGTCAATACCGTGGTTCACGAGCATTTTCCCGGCGCGGCCATGATCGCCGAGGAATCCACCTCCTGGCCCGGCGTGTCCCGGCCGGTCTACGCCGGGGGCCTGGGATTCACCTTCAAATGGAACATGGGCTGGATGAACGACACCCTGTCGTATTTTTCCAAGGAGCCCATCCACCGCTCCCATCACCAGAACAATCTGACCTTTTCCATGCTCTACGCCTTTCACGAGAATTTCATCCTGCCCCTGTCCCACGACGAGGTTACCCACGGCAAACGCGCCCTGCTTTCCAAGATGCCCGGGGACATGTGGCGGATGTTCGCCAACCTGCGGCTCTTTTATGCCTACATGTGGGCCCATCCCGGCAAGAAACTCCTGTTCATGGGCGGTGAGTTCGGCCAGTGGAAGGAGTGGACGTCCCGTGAGCCCCTGGACTGGGCCCTGCTCGATTTCCCCACGCACCAGGGGGTCATGACCCTGGTGCGCGAACTCAACGGCTTTTACCGCGCGCATCCGCCCATGCACGTCCGGGACAACGACTGGACCGGCTTTGAATGGGTGGATCTGACGGACTACGCCTCGTCGGTCATCTCTTTTTTGCGCAAGGCCCCGGACGGCTCCCAGATACTTTGGGTCTTCAACTTCACCCCGGTGCTTCGGGAAAACTATTGCGTGGGATGCCGCGTGCCGGGCTTTTGGCGGGAGCTTTTCAACACCGATGCCGTATATTTCGGCGGCACGAACCAGGGAAACGCCGGGGGCGTGACCGCCAGGACCTCGGCCCTGGGCGGATGGCCCCACTACCTGGAACTGACCCTGCCGCCGCTGGCCGCCGTGGCCCTGGCCCCTTCTTCCGGGCCGGACGCGGCCTGA
- a CDS encoding DEAD/DEAH box helicase — translation MSSLHHFDPLVASWFRERLGEPTEVQEKTWVRVARGEHVLVTAETGSGKTLAAFLHVINGLLTGAIPTGGLRALYVSPLKALGADVRDNLAVPLGELRRRFLAAGREVPDVRVMTRSGDTTPDERRRMLRRPPEILVTTPESLHLLLTSKGGRSLLVGVRVVIVDEIHAMAASRRGTLASVCLERLAHLCGEFQRVALSATVRPVDIVARFVGGYRLTGEGGQPVHEARPVAVVQGRAAKQSEIVVRIPERTGERVPGDFFDPYVAAWREILAKNRTTAFFIDSRRLCEKVARLVNAGADPPVVYPHHGSLSREVRLAVERRLKSGGLRGVVATGSLELGIDVGELDETVLIQTPPSISAAVQRVGRSGHRVGGVRRGTFFPLSDLEAALAGVMARAVADGDIEPVRLVTRPLDVLAQALVSMTAHEAVAVAALFDQARCSPAYHDLSRRQFDLVVDMLAGRYGQARPRELSAKVFFDRVAGTLRARPGAVLSLYASGGVIPDRGTYTARVAGGGADSPGAVVAELDEEFVFEARLGQVFSVGGQGWRIERITPAEVVVSPAPADAGPPPFWHGDQRGFDDHFAARVGEFFAWAEDRLSGTGSLADAAFVAALTREYHLEPRAAEVLGRALARQREATGAPLPHGRHILVEHTATGPGGVPGRQIILHMPFGLRVNRTMALVLEAALGARFSKEVRTHAANEGVALICPDDMDAASLLLLVTPGEVESLVRGRLEGSKEFGAAFREAAWRSLVLGRTRIGRRMPLWITRLRSQKLLAAVRNLEDFPLLIEAWRTCLTEHFDVPGLVRVLEGLRSGGIAFSETRTVLQSPLARDMVWRVVAGFMYAGDQSMEPATTRLSPDLVAEAAADQGLRPVVREGTAVRFGCLVRRTAPGYAPGSSEELLRHVIERLAVPLAEWEELGAAMARDHGLVPADLEEALSGRLARYAPPFRAGDAAGTLVAAVENLPRLEAALYPGLVGQGMPAPGGGVADSVRSGPPPPFDTEDFSDPDEIALEVVSQWLRFYGPVDPDFPALTLGIDPGRGRLLVDALVRNGTLVVGRLMEGGGREDVCDTANFESLLRLGRSLAVPRVETVPLSCLVPFVAVCQGVIPKGRDPRDLFERAKRLTCLSLPAGLWEAEVFPARMAGYDPAMLDTAMRHTGLGWRGRGERRVCFVFPGDVDLLAGEDRGGGGPQSDGLAALFCDPRAAYDFSTLLGRSGPRPGELIEALWAGVWRGEVENSDFEVLRHGLGSDFSLPSLGGPGTGPGGSLPGWPAGKTAYPRPGRTRVSRGRQAFWRAALPRAGVWRLSPRPEPSGDRLELDERARERARLLLDRYGVVFREVLGREEGPFAWGAVFRALRLLELAGEAMSGRFFADVPGPQFISPRGLAVFRREFPGREGAGEKGGRVLGRAAYWLCALDPAAPILSGLALPGEGSPGRPPRRAEGTHLVFRGTGLVLVSEGRGRELFIGPGPDDPDPAALFSPLAHLLTRRGGSAGRLAVARINGLPAMESPYRATMGKVFEVTADHKGLSLHPRRS, via the coding sequence ATGTCTTCTCTTCATCATTTCGACCCCTTGGTTGCCTCCTGGTTCCGGGAGCGGCTGGGCGAGCCCACCGAGGTGCAGGAAAAGACCTGGGTCCGGGTGGCCCGGGGCGAGCATGTCCTGGTCACGGCCGAGACCGGCAGCGGCAAGACCCTGGCCGCCTTTCTGCACGTCATAAACGGTCTGTTGACCGGGGCGATCCCCACAGGCGGGCTTCGGGCGCTCTACGTCTCGCCGCTTAAGGCCCTGGGCGCGGACGTGCGCGACAATCTGGCCGTGCCGCTGGGGGAACTGCGGCGACGTTTTCTGGCCGCCGGCCGGGAGGTCCCGGACGTGCGGGTCATGACCCGAAGCGGGGACACCACGCCGGACGAGCGTCGCCGCATGCTGCGCCGCCCCCCGGAGATCCTGGTCACCACCCCGGAAAGCCTGCATCTGCTTCTGACCTCGAAGGGGGGCCGATCCCTGCTCGTCGGGGTCCGGGTGGTCATCGTGGACGAGATCCACGCCATGGCCGCCAGCCGGCGGGGCACCCTGGCCAGCGTCTGCCTGGAACGGCTGGCCCATCTGTGCGGCGAGTTCCAGCGCGTGGCCCTGTCGGCCACCGTGCGCCCGGTGGATATCGTGGCCAGGTTTGTGGGCGGATACCGGCTGACGGGAGAGGGGGGACAACCGGTTCATGAGGCGCGTCCCGTGGCCGTTGTCCAGGGACGGGCGGCGAAACAAAGCGAGATCGTGGTCCGGATTCCCGAGCGGACCGGCGAGCGCGTGCCGGGCGATTTTTTCGATCCCTATGTCGCGGCCTGGCGGGAGATTCTGGCCAAAAACCGAACCACGGCCTTTTTCATCGACAGCCGCCGGCTGTGCGAGAAGGTGGCCAGGCTGGTCAACGCCGGGGCCGATCCGCCCGTGGTTTATCCCCATCACGGGTCCCTGTCCCGGGAGGTGCGCCTGGCCGTGGAGAGGCGGCTCAAGTCGGGCGGGCTTCGCGGCGTGGTGGCCACGGGCTCCCTGGAACTGGGCATCGACGTGGGGGAGTTGGACGAGACCGTGCTCATCCAGACCCCGCCATCCATCTCCGCCGCCGTGCAGCGCGTGGGCCGCTCCGGGCACCGGGTGGGAGGCGTCCGGCGCGGAACCTTTTTCCCCTTGAGCGATCTGGAGGCGGCCCTGGCCGGGGTCATGGCCCGGGCCGTGGCAGACGGCGACATCGAACCGGTGCGCCTCGTGACCCGGCCCCTGGACGTCCTGGCCCAGGCGCTGGTGTCCATGACCGCCCATGAGGCCGTGGCCGTGGCCGCGCTTTTCGACCAGGCGCGGTGCTCCCCGGCCTATCACGACCTGTCCCGCCGGCAGTTCGACCTGGTCGTGGACATGCTGGCCGGGCGGTACGGCCAGGCGCGGCCCCGGGAGCTTTCGGCCAAGGTCTTTTTCGACCGGGTGGCGGGCACGCTGCGGGCCAGGCCCGGGGCGGTGTTGTCGCTGTACGCCTCGGGCGGGGTCATTCCGGACCGGGGGACCTATACGGCCAGGGTGGCCGGGGGTGGGGCGGACTCCCCGGGCGCGGTGGTGGCCGAATTGGACGAGGAGTTCGTGTTCGAGGCCAGGCTCGGGCAGGTCTTTTCCGTGGGCGGCCAGGGATGGCGCATCGAGCGCATCACCCCGGCCGAGGTCGTCGTGTCGCCGGCCCCGGCCGATGCCGGGCCGCCGCCCTTCTGGCACGGGGACCAGCGGGGCTTTGACGACCACTTCGCGGCCCGGGTCGGTGAATTTTTCGCCTGGGCCGAGGACCGCCTGTCCGGGACGGGAAGTCTGGCGGACGCGGCTTTCGTGGCCGCATTGACCCGGGAGTACCATCTGGAGCCCCGGGCGGCCGAGGTCCTGGGCCGGGCTCTGGCCAGGCAGCGCGAGGCCACGGGCGCGCCCCTGCCCCATGGCCGCCACATCCTGGTGGAACACACGGCCACCGGTCCGGGCGGGGTTCCGGGGCGGCAGATCATCCTGCACATGCCGTTCGGGCTTCGCGTCAACCGGACCATGGCCCTGGTCCTGGAGGCGGCCCTGGGGGCGCGGTTTTCAAAGGAGGTGCGCACCCACGCGGCCAACGAGGGCGTGGCCCTGATCTGTCCCGACGACATGGATGCGGCGAGTCTTCTTCTCCTGGTGACGCCGGGCGAGGTCGAGAGTCTGGTGCGGGGGAGGCTCGAAGGCTCAAAGGAGTTCGGCGCGGCCTTTCGCGAGGCGGCCTGGCGGTCCCTGGTGCTCGGGCGGACCAGGATCGGCCGGCGCATGCCCCTGTGGATCACCCGCCTGCGGTCCCAAAAGCTTCTCGCCGCCGTCAGGAACCTGGAGGATTTTCCGCTGCTCATCGAGGCCTGGCGGACCTGCCTGACCGAGCATTTCGACGTCCCCGGGCTTGTCCGGGTGCTTGAGGGACTGCGAAGCGGCGGGATCGCCTTTTCCGAGACCAGGACCGTGCTGCAAAGCCCCCTGGCCAGGGACATGGTCTGGCGGGTGGTGGCCGGGTTCATGTATGCCGGGGACCAGTCCATGGAGCCCGCGACCACGCGGCTGTCCCCCGATCTGGTGGCCGAGGCCGCGGCCGACCAGGGGCTTCGGCCCGTGGTCCGGGAGGGGACGGCCGTCCGGTTCGGTTGCCTGGTGCGGCGCACGGCCCCGGGATACGCCCCGGGGAGCTCCGAGGAGCTTTTGCGGCACGTGATCGAGCGGCTGGCCGTGCCCCTGGCGGAATGGGAGGAACTCGGCGCGGCCATGGCCCGGGACCACGGGCTGGTTCCGGCCGATCTTGAAGAGGCGCTCTCGGGTCGGCTGGCGCGGTATGCGCCGCCTTTCCGGGCCGGGGATGCGGCCGGGACCCTGGTGGCGGCTGTGGAAAACCTGCCCCGGCTGGAGGCGGCCCTGTACCCGGGGCTGGTCGGCCAGGGGATGCCCGCGCCTGGAGGCGGCGTTGCGGACAGCGTCCGAAGCGGTCCGCCACCTCCCTTCGACACCGAGGATTTTTCCGATCCCGATGAAATCGCCCTGGAGGTCGTGTCCCAGTGGCTGCGTTTTTACGGCCCGGTGGACCCGGATTTTCCGGCGTTGACCCTGGGGATCGATCCCGGACGCGGCCGGCTTTTGGTGGACGCCCTGGTTCGAAACGGCACGCTGGTCGTCGGCCGGCTGATGGAGGGGGGCGGCCGTGAGGACGTGTGCGACACGGCCAATTTCGAGAGCCTGCTGCGCCTGGGCCGATCCCTGGCCGTGCCCCGGGTGGAGACAGTGCCCCTGTCCTGTCTGGTCCCCTTCGTGGCCGTGTGCCAGGGGGTGATTCCAAAGGGCCGGGACCCGCGGGACCTGTTCGAGCGCGCGAAGCGCCTCACCTGCCTGTCCCTCCCCGCCGGACTGTGGGAGGCGGAGGTCTTTCCGGCCCGTATGGCCGGATATGACCCGGCCATGCTCGACACGGCGATGCGCCATACCGGACTTGGCTGGCGGGGCCGGGGAGAGCGGCGGGTGTGTTTCGTCTTTCCGGGGGATGTCGATCTTCTTGCGGGTGAGGACCGGGGCGGCGGCGGGCCACAGTCCGACGGGCTGGCCGCGCTTTTTTGCGATCCGCGGGCCGCCTACGATTTTTCCACGCTTCTTGGCCGGTCGGGACCGCGGCCCGGGGAATTGATCGAGGCCCTGTGGGCCGGGGTGTGGCGGGGGGAGGTGGAAAACAGCGATTTCGAGGTCCTGCGCCATGGCCTGGGAAGCGACTTTTCCCTGCCGTCCCTTGGCGGCCCGGGGACAGGCCCGGGCGGGTCCCTGCCGGGCTGGCCCGCCGGAAAAACCGCGTATCCCCGGCCGGGGCGGACGAGGGTGTCCCGGGGACGGCAGGCCTTTTGGCGGGCGGCCCTGCCCCGGGCCGGGGTCTGGCGCCTGTCGCCGCGACCCGAGCCATCCGGGGACCGGCTGGAACTGGATGAGCGGGCCAGGGAACGGGCCAGGCTGCTTCTGGACCGGTACGGGGTGGTCTTTCGGGAGGTCCTGGGACGGGAGGAGGGGCCGTTTGCCTGGGGCGCGGTCTTTCGCGCCCTGCGGCTTCTGGAGCTTGCCGGCGAGGCCATGTCGGGGCGTTTTTTCGCGGACGTCCCCGGCCCGCAGTTCATCTCCCCCAGGGGGCTGGCCGTTTTCCGTCGGGAGTTCCCCGGGCGGGAGGGGGCGGGCGAAAAAGGAGGCCGGGTCCTGGGGCGGGCCGCATATTGGCTGTGCGCCCTGGACCCGGCCGCGCCGATTCTGTCCGGGCTTGCGCTGCCCGGGGAAGGGTCTCCAGGGCGGCCGCCGCGCCGGGCCGAGGGCACGCACCTGGTCTTTCGGGGAACGGGGCTGGTCCTGGTCTCCGAGGGCCGGGGCCGGGAGCTTTTTATCGGTCCCGGGCCGGATGATCCGGACCCGGCGGCCCTTTTTTCGCCTCTGGCCCACCTGCTGACCCGGCGCGGGGGATCGGCCGGGCGGCTGGCCGTGGCGCGCATAAACGGCCTGCCCGCCATGGAAAGTCCGTATCGGGCGACCATGGGCAAGGTCTTCGAGGTCACGGCGGACCACAAGGGCCTGAGCCTGCATCCGAGGCGGTCCTGA
- a CDS encoding NUDIX domain-containing protein: MPSTKPCPHCGGPVVHHENPVPTVDAVIPVPGRGVVLVRRKNDPPGWALPGGFVDYGETVEAAAVREAKEETGLTVELTGLLGVYSDPRRDTRQHTISVVFTAQALDPDELAAGDDAGEVAVFPLSRLPEPLAFDHARILDDYARMCRKYNPGLE, encoded by the coding sequence ATGCCTTCGACCAAACCTTGTCCGCACTGCGGCGGCCCTGTGGTGCACCACGAAAATCCCGTGCCCACCGTGGACGCGGTCATCCCTGTCCCGGGACGCGGGGTGGTGCTTGTGCGGCGAAAAAACGACCCCCCGGGTTGGGCCCTGCCGGGCGGCTTCGTGGACTACGGCGAGACCGTGGAGGCCGCGGCCGTGCGCGAGGCCAAGGAGGAGACCGGCCTTACGGTCGAGCTGACCGGCCTTTTGGGCGTCTATTCCGATCCCCGGCGCGACACGCGCCAGCACACCATAAGCGTGGTCTTCACCGCCCAGGCCCTGGACCCGGACGAGTTGGCCGCGGGCGACGACGCCGGGGAGGTGGCGGTTTTTCCCCTTTCCCGGTTGCCCGAACCCCTGGCCTTTGACCATGCCCGCATCCTTGACGACTATGCCCGGATGTGTCGAAAATACAATCCCGGTCTGGAGTGA
- a CDS encoding glycosyltransferase family 9 protein: MTDKNELEGIVLEHNGALGDMLLAWAAFFSISSHFRNVPRFFRTRPAHAPFFAALDAAACPAKLSGELDGLYAASSWPVSLERILVVRPGLSSRPDVPRDPRFFFLPGVVPDRFDPPRELYRQALAARGIPWREDWLAAFRKRFGRHTPRGDTVLLFPGAGHIKKTWPLERFQDLAGRLAATGREPVFVLGPAEVERGMSCGPWPCRVPDSLTELMADLRAARAVVGADCGPMHLAGMLGTPGVALFGPTSPRQWAPIGMRIVRADMPCAPCAQITSGDFAPDCPTPPPCLAGITVDRVLTELDGIT, translated from the coding sequence ATGACTGACAAGAACGAATTGGAAGGGATTGTTCTCGAACACAACGGAGCCCTGGGGGACATGCTTCTGGCCTGGGCCGCGTTTTTTTCCATTTCCTCGCATTTTCGGAATGTCCCACGATTTTTCCGCACTCGGCCGGCCCATGCCCCCTTTTTCGCGGCACTCGACGCGGCTGCCTGTCCCGCAAAGCTGTCCGGGGAACTGGACGGCCTGTATGCGGCCAGTTCCTGGCCCGTATCCCTGGAGCGCATACTGGTGGTGCGCCCAGGGCTGTCGTCGCGGCCGGACGTGCCCCGAGATCCGCGCTTTTTTTTCCTGCCGGGCGTGGTCCCGGACCGCTTCGACCCGCCGCGCGAGCTGTACCGGCAGGCCCTGGCCGCACGCGGCATTCCCTGGCGCGAGGACTGGCTGGCGGCCTTCCGAAAGCGCTTCGGACGCCATACCCCGCGCGGCGACACGGTGTTGCTCTTTCCGGGCGCCGGGCACATCAAGAAAACTTGGCCTCTGGAGCGCTTTCAGGACTTGGCCGGACGTCTGGCCGCGACCGGACGAGAACCGGTCTTCGTGTTGGGGCCGGCGGAGGTGGAGCGGGGCATGTCGTGCGGGCCATGGCCGTGCCGGGTCCCGGACAGCCTGACGGAGCTCATGGCGGATCTGCGGGCGGCCAGGGCCGTGGTCGGCGCCGACTGCGGCCCCATGCACCTGGCGGGCATGCTCGGCACGCCCGGCGTGGCCCTTTTCGGGCCGACCTCGCCGCGCCAGTGGGCCCCCATCGGCATGCGCATCGTTCGCGCGGATATGCCCTGCGCGCCGTGCGCGCAAATCACGTCCGGGGATTTCGCGCCGGACTGCCCCACGCCGCCGCCGTGCCTGGCCGGGATCACCGTGGACCGCGTCCTTACGGAACTCGACGGCATCACGTGA
- the pdxA gene encoding 4-hydroxythreonine-4-phosphate dehydrogenase PdxA, which produces MQRARMKTVLITLGDPNGLGPELVCRYFAEQDSVSDCRYLLIGPETALAWHVERLGESRFWERVSAPEQALSRDAGVYLFVPERLEGLAVVPGVENVGGGLASGLSLDVACDLLLRRVARAVVTGPISKLALNRAGFAFPGHTEFLAERAGVGPDGVCMHLCGPRLRVSLVTTHPPLRQVPDLITVDRVLTCLRLTHAFVTALGLATPVAVCGVNPHAGEGGLIGREEIEVLEPALVAARREGLAAEGPFPADTIFYRAASGEFSAVLAMYHDQGLGPLKLLHFHECVNVTLGLPFIRTSVGHGTGFSLTGTGKADLGGFRAAVALAEKLLAAR; this is translated from the coding sequence ATGCAGCGAGCGCGTATGAAAACCGTTTTGATCACCCTGGGCGATCCCAACGGACTGGGACCCGAGCTTGTCTGTCGGTATTTCGCGGAACAAGACAGCGTTTCCGACTGCCGCTACCTGCTCATCGGCCCGGAAACAGCCCTGGCCTGGCACGTCGAACGTCTGGGCGAAAGCCGGTTCTGGGAACGCGTCAGCGCCCCGGAGCAGGCGCTTTCCCGTGATGCCGGGGTCTATCTGTTCGTGCCCGAGCGTCTGGAGGGGCTGGCCGTGGTGCCCGGCGTGGAAAACGTCGGAGGCGGCCTGGCCTCGGGACTCTCCCTGGACGTGGCCTGCGATCTGCTCCTGCGCCGGGTGGCCAGGGCCGTGGTCACCGGTCCCATCAGCAAGCTGGCGCTCAACCGGGCCGGGTTCGCCTTCCCCGGGCATACCGAGTTTCTGGCCGAGCGGGCCGGGGTGGGGCCGGACGGGGTGTGCATGCACCTGTGCGGCCCGCGTCTTCGGGTCAGCCTGGTCACCACCCATCCGCCCCTGCGCCAGGTTCCCGACCTCATCACCGTGGACCGGGTCCTGACCTGCCTGCGCCTGACCCACGCCTTTGTCACGGCCCTGGGGCTGGCTACGCCCGTGGCCGTGTGCGGGGTCAATCCCCACGCCGGGGAGGGCGGGCTCATCGGCCGGGAGGAGATCGAGGTCCTGGAACCGGCCCTTGTGGCCGCCCGGCGGGAGGGCCTGGCCGCTGAGGGACCTTTCCCGGCGGATACGATCTTTTACCGGGCCGCCTCGGGTGAATTTTCGGCCGTACTGGCCATGTACCACGACCAGGGGCTTGGGCCGCTCAAGCTTTTGCACTTCCACGAGTGCGTCAACGTCACCCTGGGGCTGCCCTTTATCCGCACCTCCGTGGGCCACGGCACCGGATTTTCCCTCACGGGCACGGGCAAGGCCGACCTCGGCGGGTTTCGCGCCGCCGTGGCCCTGGCGGAAAAACTGCTGGCCGCGCGGTAA